In Methermicoccus shengliensis DSM 18856, a single genomic region encodes these proteins:
- the mptA gene encoding GTP cyclohydrolase MptA, with amino-acid sequence MPAKLPTCELPDVQANHPEIPINLTRVGVTNVKKLVEVAREKKRPIILISKFDIFVDLPSSRKGANLSRNSEVINEVLEEALSSPVYEIEDLCEAVATKLLERHEYASRAEVRMVSEYNVKRTSPDTHTECQEMVEIFAEAVAMRSPEERTIKMVGAEVVGMTACPCAQGIMKEKAIHELRALDIPEDKIEKFLERMPMPTHNQRGRGRISIQVHNNEKVSLNKIIHIIEDSMSSRVYEILKRDDEAVVVYEAHKNPKFVEDCVRTMAQRVLEEFPNLSDDAVVSLVQINEESIHNHNAFAERVATIGELRDELSWRRG; translated from the coding sequence ATGCCAGCTAAACTACCCACCTGCGAGCTTCCAGACGTGCAGGCAAACCACCCGGAGATTCCCATAAACCTCACGAGGGTGGGGGTGACCAACGTCAAAAAGCTCGTTGAGGTGGCAAGGGAGAAAAAACGCCCCATTATCCTGATATCCAAGTTCGATATCTTTGTTGACCTTCCATCCAGCCGAAAGGGTGCGAATCTTTCGAGAAACTCCGAGGTAATCAACGAGGTGCTGGAGGAGGCGCTAAGCTCGCCTGTATACGAGATAGAAGACCTGTGCGAGGCCGTGGCGACTAAGCTGCTTGAAAGGCACGAGTATGCCTCCAGAGCCGAGGTCAGGATGGTGAGTGAGTACAACGTGAAGCGCACGTCTCCAGACACCCACACCGAGTGTCAGGAGATGGTGGAGATTTTCGCAGAGGCTGTGGCTATGCGCTCTCCAGAGGAGCGCACCATCAAGATGGTGGGTGCAGAGGTGGTGGGCATGACCGCATGCCCATGTGCTCAGGGAATCATGAAGGAAAAGGCAATCCACGAGCTCAGGGCACTTGACATACCAGAGGACAAGATAGAAAAGTTTTTAGAGCGCATGCCCATGCCCACACACAACCAGAGGGGGAGGGGTAGAATTTCAATACAGGTGCACAATAACGAGAAGGTCTCGCTCAACAAAATAATACACATCATAGAGGACTCCATGAGCAGCAGGGTGTATGAGATACTAAAGCGGGACGATGAGGCGGTCGTGGTGTACGAGGCACACAAAAACCCCAAGTTCGTGGAGGACTGCGTGCGCACGATGGCTCAGAGGGTGCTGGAGGAGTTCCCCAACCTCTCTGATGATGCGGTGGTGTCGCTGGTCCAGATCAACGAAGAGAGCATACACAACCACAACGCCTTTGCCGA
- a CDS encoding chemotaxis protein CheD, producing the protein MEILVGIGEFRVAKGAVLKTVGLGSCVGIALYDPSVRVGGLAHVMLPHSSNGTARSAKYADHAVEMMLEAMERAGSGGEGIVAKIAGGAQIFKHMTLDVFKIGERNVEAIKENLENFGIRLVSEDVGGTQGRTISFFTQDGRMLIKYTNGGESWI; encoded by the coding sequence ATGGAGATACTCGTTGGCATCGGCGAGTTCAGAGTTGCCAAGGGGGCTGTACTTAAAACAGTGGGGCTGGGTTCATGTGTTGGTATAGCGCTATATGATCCTTCAGTAAGAGTTGGCGGCTTAGCTCATGTTATGTTGCCCCATTCTTCCAATGGAACCGCAAGGAGTGCAAAGTATGCCGACCATGCCGTAGAAATGATGCTTGAAGCAATGGAAAGAGCGGGTAGTGGAGGAGAGGGTATTGTTGCAAAAATTGCTGGTGGGGCACAGATATTTAAGCACATGACCCTCGATGTATTTAAGATAGGGGAAAGGAATGTCGAGGCAATAAAAGAAAATCTTGAAAATTTTGGAATACGGCTTGTTTCAGAAGATGTGGGGGGAACACAGGGAAGGACAATTTCTTTTTTTACTCAAGATGGAAGAATGCTGATTAAATACACCAATGGTGGGGAGTCATGGATTTAG
- a CDS encoding chemotaxis protein CheC: MHSIGDLGEIELDALKELGNIGVGHAATSLSRMLGRLVVMSVPNVRVVKISELHEVIETEKIVAGVVTALEDMENGQAGFLYVTFPESSSEKVVRILLGDSSDEELMDSAIMEIGNILSSSFCDATAEMLGIVLMPTPPSFAKDYSIAVVDAVVSQLADKSDHIVIFETELREREDAIEILVMLMPSETFVNYILKMLSMVE; encoded by the coding sequence TTGCATAGTATTGGCGATTTAGGAGAGATTGAGCTTGACGCCCTCAAAGAGCTTGGTAATATAGGCGTTGGACATGCTGCTACATCTCTTTCTCGAATGCTTGGCAGACTGGTTGTCATGAGCGTGCCAAATGTCAGAGTTGTCAAAATTTCTGAACTTCATGAAGTTATTGAAACTGAGAAAATCGTTGCAGGAGTGGTCACAGCACTAGAAGACATGGAAAATGGGCAAGCAGGTTTTCTTTATGTCACATTTCCTGAAAGCTCTTCCGAAAAGGTAGTAAGGATTTTACTTGGGGATAGCAGTGATGAAGAGTTGATGGATTCAGCAATAATGGAAATTGGTAACATTTTATCTTCTTCGTTCTGCGATGCAACTGCTGAGATGCTTGGAATTGTTTTGATGCCGACACCACCCAGTTTTGCGAAAGATTACTCCATAGCTGTCGTCGATGCAGTGGTTTCGCAGCTTGCAGATAAAAGTGACCACATAGTAATTTTTGAGACAGAGTTGAGGGAGAGGGAGGATGCGATAGAAATTCTCGTTATGCTCATGCCTAGCGAGACGTTTGTTAACTATATTCTCAAGATGCTCAGCATGGTGGAATAA
- a CDS encoding CheR family methyltransferase, which yields MDLAFKSLVNYASRKSGVNLTQYRENYLRRRIEFRMKILGVTSFDAYLKMLQNDGKEIDKLLNTITINVTEFMRDKTPFEFFMNHVLPDIARRKEKVKGNLLRFWSAACSFGEEPYTIAICVFEALGSKWSVSIYATDIDDECLRVAKDGFYRPTQLKNLGKDLLEKYFEKEEDGYRVKSFLRRCVKFKKHDLTTQEPVSRYLDAVFCRNVMIYFSEQQKIKVVNDFYEALVDGGYLVIGKSETLPAGFKDKFECINLREKVYRKFSNLANSCEEE from the coding sequence ATGGATTTAGCCTTTAAAAGTCTTGTAAACTATGCAAGCAGAAAATCTGGCGTAAATCTTACCCAGTACAGAGAGAATTATTTAAGGAGGAGAATAGAGTTCAGAATGAAAATTCTTGGTGTTACAAGCTTCGATGCGTATCTCAAGATGCTGCAAAATGACGGTAAGGAGATTGACAAGCTCCTCAACACCATAACAATAAACGTTACAGAGTTTATGAGGGATAAGACACCTTTTGAGTTCTTTATGAACCATGTGCTGCCCGATATAGCCAGAAGAAAAGAAAAGGTGAAGGGCAATCTCTTGCGTTTCTGGAGTGCTGCATGCTCCTTTGGTGAGGAGCCTTACACCATAGCTATTTGCGTATTCGAAGCCCTTGGCAGCAAATGGTCCGTTTCGATATATGCCACGGATATAGATGATGAGTGCCTCAGGGTGGCTAAGGATGGTTTTTACAGACCCACTCAGCTAAAAAATCTTGGCAAAGATCTGCTTGAGAAATATTTTGAGAAAGAAGAGGATGGATACCGGGTTAAAAGTTTTCTGAGAAGGTGTGTCAAGTTTAAAAAACACGATTTGACAACTCAGGAGCCAGTATCGAGATACCTCGATGCTGTATTCTGCAGGAATGTCATGATTTATTTCAGTGAGCAGCAGAAGATCAAGGTTGTGAATGACTTCTATGAGGCACTTGTTGATGGTGGATATCTCGTCATTGGAAAGAGTGAGACCCTTCCGGCTGGATTTAAGGATAAGTTCGAATGTATTAATTTGAGAGAGAAGGTTTATCGCAAGTTTTCGAATTTGGCTAACAGTTGTGAGGAAGAATGA
- a CDS encoding PGF-CTERM sorting domain-containing protein: protein MTLIGRLILLALMLSALLPVCIADERCVQWSDPQTATLHWGDSYSRGTYEIVCVNLPKLDERGKVSGKFVGLELYANGTLVRTIVLREGESYEYEDELRITAESIHAPNKTFETDVYDPYAIIRTEVRGRPAITITTSTDRHSYTPPRGPAPEQKKRIEFTLKVKNDGSADLYECEVNVDIGELKLLTGRTCIHVGELPKDGEVSHTLVFELPYPKTMKESLITRYFAINVSVEGKDIKGERYSASTTHTIEVLPMWSTEDIRFMKRCYPTWARVNDTVGVKLYIENDGIYALHDVRIVDTPPAGLEMLDPSENLSWNVSIAPGERAEFSYRLRVVYGSWLAGDESSSKISITLPPATASFVLCGTNYSITSDEPSLSVYAPNVSVVKSVNTTEPLVGENVLVDVSTKVLWDMRAKVDVMDSIPDGAVLVSGNLTDHAIMQRNEIRTLTYVIRFEKPGTYILPPAYVSFENLQNYRATVFSSPVEVSVREPGIEEQNTSREQDMLSEGHAASETNGTDTSASETNDTSLPGFGALISMCSVLAALFLRRRG, encoded by the coding sequence ATGACCCTTATAGGGCGTCTTATTCTGTTGGCGCTCATGCTATCTGCCCTCCTCCCCGTATGCATCGCGGACGAGCGCTGCGTCCAGTGGAGCGACCCTCAGACTGCAACACTGCACTGGGGGGATTCCTACTCTCGAGGTACATATGAAATCGTGTGCGTTAACCTGCCCAAGCTCGACGAGAGGGGGAAGGTGAGCGGAAAGTTCGTCGGGCTCGAGCTATACGCGAATGGCACGCTCGTTCGCACTATCGTCCTGAGGGAGGGCGAGTCCTACGAGTACGAGGACGAGCTGAGGATCACGGCAGAGAGCATTCACGCACCAAATAAGACGTTCGAGACAGATGTGTACGACCCCTATGCCATTATAAGGACTGAGGTCAGGGGTCGTCCAGCCATCACGATCACCACATCCACCGACAGGCATAGCTACACCCCTCCGAGAGGGCCCGCACCAGAGCAGAAAAAGCGAATTGAGTTCACCCTGAAGGTCAAGAACGATGGCTCGGCCGACCTCTACGAATGCGAGGTAAATGTGGATATTGGAGAGCTGAAGCTTCTCACCGGCCGGACGTGCATACACGTCGGAGAGCTACCAAAGGACGGCGAGGTGAGCCACACCCTCGTGTTTGAGCTTCCATACCCAAAGACGATGAAGGAGTCGCTCATCACCCGCTACTTTGCCATAAACGTGAGTGTGGAGGGGAAGGATATAAAGGGTGAGCGATACAGCGCGAGCACCACTCACACCATCGAGGTTTTACCCATGTGGAGCACGGAGGACATAAGGTTCATGAAGAGGTGCTATCCTACGTGGGCGAGGGTGAACGACACGGTGGGTGTGAAGTTGTACATCGAAAACGATGGGATATATGCACTCCACGACGTTCGCATCGTGGATACGCCACCAGCCGGGCTTGAGATGCTCGACCCGTCCGAGAATCTGAGCTGGAATGTGAGCATTGCACCTGGAGAGCGCGCAGAATTCTCATACCGTCTGAGAGTGGTGTATGGGTCGTGGCTTGCTGGCGACGAGTCCTCCTCTAAGATATCCATCACCCTGCCACCAGCAACAGCGAGCTTTGTGCTTTGCGGCACCAACTACTCCATCACCTCTGATGAGCCCTCTCTGAGTGTGTATGCCCCGAACGTGAGCGTGGTAAAGAGTGTGAACACCACTGAGCCATTGGTGGGCGAGAACGTGCTTGTGGACGTTAGCACGAAGGTACTGTGGGACATGAGAGCGAAAGTGGACGTTATGGACTCGATTCCCGATGGGGCAGTGCTTGTGAGCGGCAACCTCACCGACCACGCCATCATGCAAAGAAACGAGATCCGCACCCTGACTTATGTAATCCGCTTTGAGAAGCCTGGAACATACATCCTTCCCCCAGCCTATGTTAGCTTTGAGAATCTCCAGAACTACAGAGCCACTGTGTTCTCCTCGCCCGTGGAGGTTAGCGTGAGAGAGCCGGGCATAGAGGAACAGAATACCTCCCGGGAACAAGATATGCTCTCTGAGGGGCATGCTGCATCGGAAACCAATGGCACTGATACATCTGCATCGGAAACCAATGACACGTCTCTTCCCGGGTTTGGGGCACTAATAAGTATGTGTTCTGTTCTCGCCGCTCTGTTCCTCAGAAGGCGTGGCTAA